Proteins encoded within one genomic window of Rubripirellula tenax:
- the argJ gene encoding bifunctional glutamate N-acetyltransferase/amino-acid acetyltransferase ArgJ, which translates to MDATEDNLPAGFRFAGVTCGIKASGKSDLSLIVTDHPVTAAGVYTKNQIVAAPVTLCRSRTPTNKLRAVVTNSGNANACTGDQGMADARSMCDEVAKRIGCDPEAVLVMSTGVIGRPLPMEKITAGIDMASKELASDPPAFVRAAEAIRTTDAERKTVTRAIQIGQRTIKFAAMAKGAGMIAPNMATMLAVMMTDAPLSAESIKDVLTEAADCSFNRVSVDGHTSTNDSLLLLASGQGDPLVGDELLQFQSHINEVAIALAKQLVEDGEGAVHTMWIQVRGAANTDAAATIAKTIAASPLVKTAITGGDPNWGRIVSAAGYSDAKIEPTKTSLKICGEEIYRGGTPIPFDAKSLSAKMRANKEVPIELTVGEGAGAADYWSSDLTCDYVRFNSEYTT; encoded by the coding sequence ATGGACGCAACCGAAGACAATTTGCCCGCTGGTTTCCGTTTCGCGGGTGTCACCTGTGGCATTAAAGCGAGTGGGAAAAGCGATCTGTCGTTGATCGTGACGGATCACCCCGTCACCGCCGCAGGCGTTTACACCAAAAACCAAATCGTTGCCGCGCCCGTGACGCTTTGTCGAAGCCGCACGCCCACCAACAAGCTGCGGGCCGTCGTCACCAATAGCGGAAATGCGAACGCGTGTACCGGCGATCAAGGAATGGCCGACGCGCGATCAATGTGCGACGAAGTCGCCAAGCGAATCGGATGCGATCCCGAAGCCGTCTTGGTGATGAGCACCGGAGTGATCGGACGCCCGTTGCCGATGGAAAAGATCACCGCGGGCATCGATATGGCCAGCAAAGAACTCGCGTCCGATCCACCGGCGTTTGTTCGAGCAGCCGAAGCCATTCGCACGACCGACGCCGAACGCAAGACGGTCACTCGGGCGATCCAGATCGGTCAGCGGACGATCAAGTTTGCCGCGATGGCAAAGGGCGCCGGCATGATCGCGCCCAACATGGCCACGATGTTAGCCGTGATGATGACCGATGCACCGCTGTCGGCCGAATCAATCAAGGACGTTTTGACCGAGGCCGCGGATTGCAGTTTCAATCGCGTCAGCGTCGATGGTCACACCAGCACCAACGATTCGCTTTTGTTGTTGGCCAGTGGACAGGGTGACCCGCTTGTTGGCGATGAACTGTTGCAGTTTCAATCGCACATCAACGAGGTTGCCATCGCGCTTGCCAAACAACTGGTCGAAGACGGCGAGGGCGCGGTTCATACGATGTGGATCCAGGTGCGCGGTGCCGCCAATACCGACGCCGCAGCAACGATCGCGAAAACGATCGCCGCCAGCCCCCTTGTGAAGACTGCGATCACCGGTGGCGATCCGAACTGGGGACGCATCGTTTCCGCCGCCGGTTACTCGGACGCCAAAATCGAACCGACCAAAACCAGCTTGAAGATCTGCGGCGAAGAAATCTATCGCGGCGGCACTCCGATCCCGTTCGACGCGAAATCATTGAGCGCGAAGATGCGGGCCAACAAAGAAGTGCCGATCGAATTGACGGTCGGTGAAGGTGCCGGGGCGGCGGATTACTGGTCCAGCGATCTGACGTGCGACTACGTGCGGTTCAACTCGGAATACACGACTTGA
- a CDS encoding ABC transporter ATP-binding protein produces MVETFGLTKRYGDFEALADCSVCVERGEIFGLLGPNGAGKTTLIRSLLGFLHPTLGRCEVDGLDPMVDGVGLRQRVAYLPGDARLPRHMRGHGVLQFFAEMHPAGDLERSLAVAERLELNTKTRVAFMSTGMRQKLALAVVLGLETPLLILDEPTANLDPTVRAAVLDLVVESRSRGRTVMFSSHVLSEIEETCDRVAFLRRGRLVRELKMADLFQRHRVTAKSTEDRFEVPQGLADRVRVGSIDRGNQKLLCIDTDGDLSPILGWIDSLNLSGVRIEPLGLRAVYDSVHMGVEVVL; encoded by the coding sequence ATCGTAGAGACTTTCGGGCTGACCAAGCGATACGGGGACTTCGAGGCCTTGGCGGACTGTTCCGTTTGCGTCGAACGGGGTGAAATCTTTGGTCTATTGGGCCCTAATGGAGCGGGGAAAACGACGTTGATTCGGTCGCTGCTGGGCTTCCTGCATCCAACATTAGGGCGTTGCGAAGTCGACGGGCTGGATCCGATGGTGGACGGGGTGGGACTTCGCCAGCGCGTCGCGTACTTGCCGGGCGACGCCAGATTGCCAAGACACATGCGAGGACACGGCGTGCTGCAGTTCTTCGCGGAAATGCATCCCGCGGGCGATCTTGAACGCAGCCTCGCCGTCGCCGAACGATTGGAACTGAATACGAAAACGCGTGTCGCGTTCATGTCCACGGGGATGCGGCAAAAATTGGCGTTGGCCGTTGTGCTAGGGCTGGAGACGCCGCTTTTGATTCTGGATGAACCGACCGCGAACCTGGATCCGACCGTTCGCGCGGCAGTTTTGGATTTGGTGGTGGAATCGAGAAGCCGCGGTCGCACGGTCATGTTTTCGTCTCACGTCTTGAGCGAGATCGAAGAAACTTGCGATCGCGTGGCATTTCTTCGCAGGGGACGTCTGGTACGCGAGCTAAAAATGGCGGACCTGTTTCAGCGTCATCGTGTGACGGCGAAGAGCACCGAGGATAGATTCGAGGTGCCACAAGGTTTGGCCGATCGAGTACGTGTCGGCTCGATCGATCGCGGCAACCAAAAGCTGCTTTGCATCGATACCGATGGTGACTTGTCGCCGATCCTGGGCTGGATCGATTCGCTGAATCTATCGGGAGTCCGAATCGAACCGCTCGGTTTGCGGGCCGTCTACGACTCGGTCCACATGGGCGTCGAGGTTGTGCTTTGA
- a CDS encoding ABC transporter permease subunit, protein MINRILVRKYVGQSILLFAACGLALFAFAWIRVWVVCLLDMGQFTTILEQFRDFEKYAPVEFDALFTYPGRVGMTYDEPIVILCTVIWCISRGSDVVSGELGRGTLEMLLAQPIRRRTLLLSHATVSVVGLTLLCLLVWAGIAVGVMLTTVNESVPPPTVRIPIFNFDLPLSVDQPEMQTLPLSERVDVEMFAASTFHLFAFGFFLLGLATMFSAFDRYRWRTVGAVVGVYVVQLVMFGLGKAAESLDWLLSMSFFSCYKPQKMTSIVASDGLAAPWGLTDAVPGGALPPLVYPMILIGLGLLFYAIAIYHFERRDLPAPL, encoded by the coding sequence TTGATCAATCGAATTTTGGTTCGCAAGTACGTCGGGCAATCGATCTTGCTGTTCGCCGCCTGCGGATTGGCGCTGTTCGCGTTTGCATGGATACGTGTGTGGGTCGTGTGTTTGTTGGACATGGGCCAGTTCACGACCATTTTGGAACAGTTTCGCGATTTTGAAAAATACGCGCCTGTGGAATTCGACGCTCTGTTTACCTACCCCGGCCGCGTCGGGATGACCTATGACGAACCGATCGTCATATTGTGCACGGTGATCTGGTGCATCTCCCGTGGCAGCGATGTGGTCAGCGGTGAACTAGGACGTGGCACGCTTGAAATGCTGCTCGCCCAACCGATCCGTCGCCGCACATTGTTGCTTTCTCACGCAACCGTCTCGGTCGTCGGGCTGACGCTACTTTGCTTGTTGGTTTGGGCTGGCATCGCAGTCGGCGTGATGTTGACGACGGTGAACGAGTCCGTTCCGCCGCCAACCGTCCGTATCCCCATTTTTAATTTCGACCTCCCACTTTCGGTCGACCAACCTGAAATGCAAACGCTCCCTCTAAGCGAGCGTGTTGACGTCGAAATGTTCGCGGCTTCGACGTTTCACTTGTTTGCGTTCGGGTTCTTTCTGCTGGGCCTGGCGACGATGTTCAGTGCGTTCGACCGGTACCGTTGGCGGACCGTCGGCGCAGTAGTCGGGGTCTACGTTGTCCAGTTGGTGATGTTCGGTTTGGGCAAAGCGGCCGAGTCACTGGATTGGTTGTTGTCGATGTCGTTCTTCAGTTGCTACAAACCGCAAAAGATGACTTCGATCGTGGCAAGCGACGGGCTGGCCGCACCGTGGGGATTGACCGACGCAGTGCCCGGCGGCGCATTGCCGCCGTTGGTGTATCCGATGATCCTGATCGGACTGGGACTCCTCTTTTACGCCATCGCGATCTATCACTTTGAACGTCGCGACTTACCGGCGCCGCTGTAG